A window of the Cannabis sativa cultivar Pink pepper isolate KNU-18-1 chromosome X, ASM2916894v1, whole genome shotgun sequence genome harbors these coding sequences:
- the LOC115705193 gene encoding G-type lectin S-receptor-like serine/threonine-protein kinase At1g34300, producing MADSQPHFLISVLLLLLLLLFTVTAAINPGSSLYASNPNKTWASPNSTYSLGFLPADPPTSPPTYIAAVAYAGGVSIWSAGGISNTAVNSGGALHFESNGNLRLVNGSGAAVWSSDTGGRGVSSLDVGDDGNLVLKNGSSSTVWSSFDHPTDSMVPSQNFSQDKVLRSGLYSFGVTKIGNLTLRWNNSIVYWTQGLNSSISTNLSSPSLGLQPIGILSISDRNLATAAIVAYSSDYAEGSDILRFLKLDNDGNLRIYSSARGSGTKTERWAAVIDQCQVFGYCGDMGICSYNQSFPVCSCPSQNFELVDAKDSRKGCKRKVEIADCPGNATMLDLDHTRFLTYPPEYESQVFFVGISACRLNCLVSGSCDASTSLSDGTGLCLYKTPGFLSGYSSPSMSSSSYIKVCGPVSPNPLLSSQNGGKNEVWKIRPWIVAVVVLATLFGLMALEGGLWFWFCRNRRNFGGLSAHYALLEYASGAPVQFSYKELQRATKGFKEKLGAGGFGAVYRAVLSNKTVAAVKQLEGIEQGEKQFRMEVATISSTHHLNLVRLIGFCSEGRHRLLVYEFMKNGSLDSFLFNTDENNSGRLLNWEYRFNIALGTARGITYLHEECRDCIVHCDIKPENILLNENYCAKVSDFGLAKLVNPKDHRYRTLKSVRGTRGYLAPEWLANLPVTSKSDVYSYGMVLLEIVSGKRNFEVSAETNHKKFSVWAYEEFLNGNIRNIVDKRLVVDEDIDMDQVMRAVQVSFWCIQEQPSHRPMMGKVVQMLEGIMEIERPPAPKAAPEVSISGNASSNASALSTTATSAAPAQSSFSSFQTAGPSPLASEKASSILLHSDQK from the coding sequence ATGGCGGATTCTCAACCCCACTTCCTAAtttcagttcttcttcttcttcttcttcttctctttaccGTTACAGCCGCCATAAACCCTGGCTCATCTCTCTACGCAAGCAACCCAAATAAAACTTGGGCTTCCCCAAACAGCACATACTCTCTCGGCTTTCTTCCCGCCGATCCACCCACTTCGCCGCCGACTTACATCGCCGCCGTGGCCTACGCCGGTGGCGTTTCCATCTGGTCAGCTGGTGGAATATCCAACACCGCCGTAAACTCCGGTGGCGCGCTTCACTTCGAGTCGAATGGAAATCTCAGACTAGTCAACGGCTCCGGTGCCGCTGTTTGGAGCTCCGACACCGGTGGGCGTGGTGTGTCTTCGCTCGATGTTGGGGACGATGGAAACTTGGTTTTGAAAAATGGGTCTTCTTCCACCGTTTGGTCCTCGTTCGATCATCCAACGGATTCAATGGTTCCTTCTCAGAACTTCAGTCAAGATAAGGTTTTGCGATCTGGGCTTTACTCATTTGGGGTTACTAAGATTGGAAACCTTACTCTTAGGTGGAATAATAGCATAGTTTATTGGACTCAAGGGTTGAATTCTTCGATTAGTACTAATTTGAGTTCACCTAGTTTGGGTTTACAACCCATTGGGATTCTTTCCATTTCTGATAGAAATTTAGCTACTGCTGCCATTGTTGCTTACAGTAGTGATTATGCTGAAGGTagtgatattttgaggtttttgAAATTAGATAATGATGGGAATTTAAGGATTTATAGCTCTGCTAGGGGTAGTGGTACGAAAACTGAGAGATGGGCTGCTGTTATTGATCAGTGTCAAGTTTTTGGTTACTGTGGTGATATGGGAATTTGTAGTTATAATCAGTCTTTTCCTGTTTGTAGTTGCCCTTCTCAGAATTTTGAATTAGTTGATGCTAAAGATAGTAGAAAAGGGTGTAAGAGAAAAGTTGAGATTGCTGATTGTCCCGGTAATGCTACTATGTTGGATTTGGATCATACTAGGTTCTTGACTTATCCTCCTGAGTATGAATCCCAGGTTTTCTTTGTTGGGATATCAGCTTGTAGATTGAATTGTCTTGTGAGTGGTTCTTGTGATGCTTCAACTTCATTGTCTGATGGTACAGGGCTTTGTTTGTATAAAACACCTGGTTTTCTTAGTGGATATTCAAGCCCATCTATGTCTAGTAGCTCTTATATCAAAGTTTGTGGTCCGGTGAGTCCGAACCCTTTGCTTTCTTCACAGAATGGTGGTAAGAATGAGGTGTGGAAGATTCGTCCTTGGATTGTTGCTGTTGTGGTTTTGGCTACTCTTTTCGGTTTGATGGCATTAGAGGGTGGTTTGTGGTTTTGGTTCTGTCGAAATAGGCGTAATTTCGGTGGATTGTCTGCTCATTACGCCCTTCTTGAGTATGCTTCTGGTGCACCGGTTCAGTTCTCGTATAAGGAGTTGCAGCGTGCTACGAAGGGATTCAAGGAGAAGCTTGGAGCTGGTGGATTTGGGGCGGTTTATCGAGCTGTTCTTTCGAATAAAACAGTGGCTGCTGTTAAACAACTTGAGGGGATCGAGCAAGGTGAGAAACAGTTCAGGATGGAGGTTGCTACTATAAGCAGCACACACCATTTGAATTTGGTGAGGCTGATCGGGTTTTGCTCTGAAGGCCGTCACAGACTGTTAGTTTACGAGTTCATGAAAAATGGATCGCTTGATTCATTCCTTTTCAATACAGACGAAAACAATTCGGGAAGATTGTTGAACTGGGAATATCGTTTCAACATTGCTCTCGGTACTGCAAGAGGAATCACTTACCTCCATGAAGAGTGTAGAGACTGCATTGTGCATTGTGATATCAAACCAGAGAACATTCTCTTAAATGAAAACTATTGTGCTAAAGTTTCAGACTTTGGCCTTGCAAAGCTTGTTAACCCGAAGGATCATCGGTATAGAACTCTCAAGAGTGTAAGAGGTACTAGAGGTTATCTGGCACCAGAATGGCTTGCAAATCTCCCAGTAACCTCAAAATCTGATGTTTATTCATATGGAATGGTTCTATTGGAAATTGTTAGTGGTAAAAGAAACTTTGAAGTGTCTGCTGAAACAAACCACAAGAAATTCTCTGTTTGGGCTTATGAGGAGTTTCTTAATGGCAACATTAGGAATATTGTTGACAAAAGGCTTGTTGTTGATGAAGATATCGATATGGATCAAGTTATGAGGGCGGTTCAGGTGAGCTTCTGGTGCATACAAGAGCAACCGTCTCATAGACCTATGATGGGAAAAGTGGTTCAAATGCTCGAAGGTATCATGGAAATTGAGAGACCCCCAGCACCAAAAGCAGCCCCGGAAGTGTCTATTTCGGGAAATGCAAGCAGCAATGCCAGTGCTCTATCAACTACTGCAACATCAGCAGCTCCAGCACAGTCTTCATTTTCGTCGTTCCAAACTGCAGGGCCATCGCCTTTAGCTTCTGAAAAGGCATCGTCGATTCTCTTACATTCAGATCAAAAGTGA